In the Tenrec ecaudatus isolate mTenEca1 chromosome 16, mTenEca1.hap1, whole genome shotgun sequence genome, one interval contains:
- the TSSK2 gene encoding testis-specific serine/threonine-protein kinase 2, whose amino-acid sequence MDDAAVLRKKGYIVGINLGKGSYAKVKSAYSERLKFNVAVKIIDRKKTPTDFVERFLPREMEILATVNHRSIIKTYEIFETSDGRIYIVMELGVQGDLLEFIKCRGALHEDVARKMFRQLSSAVKYCHDLDIVHRDLKCENLLLDKDFNIKLSDFGFSKRCLRDSSGRIVLSKTFCGSAAYAAPEVLQGIPYQPKVYDIWSLGVILYIMVCGSMPYDDSDIKKMLRIQKEHRVDFPRSKNLTSECKDLIYRMLQPDVNRRLHIDEILSHAWLQLPKPKAMSSSSFKREGEGKYRADCKLDTRPGSRPDHRPDHKLGAKPQHRLLGVPENEDSRMEDRLAETSKNKDHHPSGAEVGKAST is encoded by the coding sequence ATGGACGATGCCGCAGTCCTAAGGAAGAAGGGTTACATCGTGGGCATCAACCTAGGCAAGGGTTCCTACGCGAAGGTCAAGTCCGCCTACTCGGAGCGCCTCAAGTTCAACGTGGCGGTCAAGATCATCGACCGCAAGAAAACCCCCACGGACTTTGTGGAGAGATTCCTGCCCCGCGAGATGGAGATCCTGGCGACTGTCAACCACCGGTCCATCATCAAGACCTACGAGATCTTCGAGACGTCTGACGGGCGGATCTACATTGTGATGGAGCTCGGGGTCCAGGGCGACCTGCTCGAGTTCATCAAGTGCCGAGGAGCCCTGCACGAGGACGTGGCACGCAAGATGTTCCGCCAGCTCTCCTCGGCCGTCAAGTACTGCCACGACCTGGACATCGTCCACCGCGACCTCAAGTGTGAGAACCTCCTCCTCGACAAGGACTTCAACATCAAGCTGTCCGACTTCGGCTTCTCCAAGCGCTGCCTGCGGGACAGCAGCGGGCGCATCGTCCTCAGCAAGACCTTCTGTGGGTCCGCCGCCTACGCGGCCCCCGAGGTCCTGCAGGGCATCCCCTACCAGCCCAAGGTCTACGACATCTGGAGCCTGGGCGTGATCCTCTACATCATGGTCTGCGGCTCCATGCCCTACGACGACTCCGACATCAAGAAGATGCTGCGCATCCAGAAGGAGCATCGCGTGGACTTCCCGCGCTCCAAGAACCTGACGAGCGAGTGCAAGGACCTCATCTACCGCATGCTGCAGCCGGACGTCAACCGGCGCCTGCACATTGACGAGATCCTCAGCCACGCCTGGCTGCAGCTCCCCAAGCCCAAAGCCATGTCTTCCAGTTCCTtcaagagggagggtgagggcaaGTACAGGGCCGACTGCAAACTCGACACCCGGCCTGGCTCGAGGCCTGACCACCGGCCTGACCACAAGCTGGGGGCCAAGCCCCAACACCGGCTGCTGGGGGTGCCCGAGAATGAGGACAGCAGGATGGAGGACAGGCTGGCCGAGACCTCCAAGAACAAAGACCATCACCCCTCGGGGGCCGAGGTGGGCAAAGCCAGCACCTAG
- the TSSK1B gene encoding testis-specific serine/threonine-protein kinase 1 gives MDDAAVLKRRGYIMGINLGEGSYAKVKSAYSERLKFNVAVKIIDRKKAPTDFLEKFLPREIEILAMLNHRSIVKTYEIFETSDGKVYIVMELGVQGDLLEFIKTRGALHEDDARKKFHQLSSAIKYCHDLDVVHRDLKCENLLLDKDFNIKLSDFGFSKRCLRDDSGRLTLSKTFCGSAAYAAPEVLQGIPYQPKVYDIWSLGVILYIMVCGSMPYDDSNIKKMLRIQKEHRVNFPRSKHLTGECKDLIYRMLQPDVNRRLHIDEILNHCWVQPKARSLPAGASNKEGESSRTPDTLGVPDATTIDKRSATRVAAREEAASKTNPEVAAAAAAPAVALEVSKQPENMGFKDKPSAIEAKEEAAESAQQQPPETSSP, from the coding sequence ATGGATGACGCAGCCGTCCTCAAGCGACGAGGCTACATCATGGGGATAAATTTGGGAGAGGGCTCGTATGCCAAAGTCAAGTCGGCTTATTCCGAGCGCCTCAAGTTCAACGTGGCGGTCAAGATCATCGACCGCAAGAAAGCCCCCACGGACTTCTTAGAGAAATTCCTTCCCAGGGAAATTGAGATCCTGGCCATGCTCAACCACCGTTCGATCGTCAAGACCTACGAGATCTTCGAGACGTCTGACGGCAAGGTCTACATTGTGATGGAGCTCGGGGTCCAGGGCGACCTGCTCGAGTTCATCAAGACCAGGGGCGCCCTGCACGAGGACGATGCCCGCAAGAAGTTCCACCAGCTCTCCTCGGCCATCAAGTACTGCCACGACCTGGACGTCGTCCACCGCGACCTCAAGTGTGAGAACCTCCTCCTAGACAAAGACTTCAACATCAAGCTGTCTGACTTCGGCTTCTCCAAGCGCTGCCTGCGGGATGACAGCGGCCGGCTGACGCTGAGCAAGACCTTCTGTGGGTCAGCCGCCTACGCGGCCCCTGAGGTCCTGCAGGGCATCCCCTACCAGCCCAAGGTCTACGACATCTGGAGCCTGGGCGTGATCCTCTACATCATGGTCTGCGGCTCCATGCCCTACGACGACTCCAACATCAAGAAGATGCTGCGCATCCAGAAGGAGCATCGCGTCAACTTCCCGCGCTCCAAGCACCTGACGGGTGAATGCAAGGACCTCATCTACCGCATGCTGCAGCCGGACGTCAACCGGCGCCTGCACATCGACGAGATCCTCAACCACTGCTGGGTGCAGCCAAAGGCCCGAAGTCTGCCCGCCGGGGCCAGTAACAAAGAGGGGGAGAGCTCCCGGACCCCTGACACTCTGGGGGTCCCCGATGCCACCACCATTGACAAACGTTCTGCCACCAGGGTAGCGGCACGAGAGGAGGCTGCGTCCAAGACCAACCCCGAGGTGGCAGCGGCTGCAGCGGCCCCGGCGGTGGCGCTGGAAGTGTCCAAGCAGCCCGAGAACATGGGCTTCAAGGACAAGCCGTCGGCCATCGAGGCCAAGGAAGAGGCTGCAGAGTCTGCACAGCAGCAGCCTCCAGAGACAAGCAGCCCGTGA